The following coding sequences lie in one Dehalococcoidia bacterium genomic window:
- a CDS encoding 2-oxoacid:acceptor oxidoreductase family protein, whose translation MKKIIVSGEGGQGVRVISITLAQLLKNLGYEVSLLYDYDAAVRGGLSLAHLVYGKEKIDNPVIDEADILLKLSDKAEELRAKTTVYQTGISDVKGKALKFEDIPPTNEEIPFSELGTEIFGKELFGYMIALGRLMVLADIKVSESEIIAVLPKKYKEENLSAINFGQRLHEEEQKRLGEEKSGRRITLSDKGKKKKAS comes from the coding sequence ATGAAAAAGATAATCGTTTCTGGAGAAGGCGGGCAGGGAGTAAGAGTTATCTCCATCACCCTGGCACAGCTGCTCAAAAACCTCGGATACGAAGTGAGTCTGTTATACGATTACGACGCTGCGGTAAGAGGCGGCCTGAGCCTGGCGCACCTGGTTTACGGCAAAGAGAAGATCGATAATCCTGTGATTGATGAGGCCGATATATTGCTGAAGCTATCCGACAAGGCCGAGGAACTTCGCGCAAAGACAACGGTGTATCAAACCGGCATCAGCGATGTGAAGGGAAAAGCCCTCAAGTTTGAGGACATTCCTCCAACAAACGAGGAAATACCCTTCAGCGAACTGGGCACCGAGATTTTTGGCAAGGAATTATTCGGATACATGATAGCGCTGGGACGCCTGATGGTTCTGGCAGATATAAAGGTATCCGAGAGCGAGATAATAGCGGTACTGCCCAAGAAATACAAAGAGGAGAATCTTAGCGCCATAAACTTCGGACAGCGGCTGCATGAAGAGGAGCAGAAGCGCCTTGGCGAAGAGAAGAGCGGCAGACGCATCACATTAAGCGATAAGGGCAAAAAAAAGAAAGCTTCGTAA